A single window of Magnetospirillum sp. WYHS-4 DNA harbors:
- a CDS encoding ABC transporter ATP-binding protein translates to MDAVLSIVDLTVAFPTAAGPAKAADGLSFDLRPGCTTALVGESGCGKSVTALALMGLVPPPGRLTGGSIRFAGRDLTNLTEREWRKLRGAGLAMVFQEPLSALNPVMTIGDQVAEAFRLHARSGGHTAWAETVAMLGRVGIPDPAARAKAYPHQLSGGMRQRAMLAMALVCRPAVLLADEPTTALDVTVQAQIIALMQDMQQELGTAILFISHDLGAVSAIADDVLVMYAGRIVERAPAGRLFAHPLHPYTRGLLDTLPGQAPRHGRLPSLDGAVPDLARLPEGCRFSDRCPLADAVCRDDEPPLADHAGCRVACWKARP, encoded by the coding sequence ATGGATGCCGTCCTTTCCATCGTCGATCTCACCGTCGCCTTTCCCACCGCTGCCGGCCCGGCCAAGGCAGCCGACGGGCTATCTTTCGACCTGCGTCCCGGGTGCACTACAGCCTTGGTGGGCGAATCCGGCTGCGGCAAGTCGGTGACCGCGCTAGCCCTCATGGGCTTGGTGCCGCCCCCCGGCCGGTTGACCGGGGGAAGCATACGGTTCGCCGGCCGGGACCTGACGAATCTGACGGAACGGGAGTGGCGCAAGCTCCGGGGCGCCGGCCTCGCCATGGTCTTCCAGGAACCGTTGAGCGCCCTCAACCCCGTAATGACCATCGGCGATCAAGTAGCCGAGGCCTTCCGTCTCCATGCCCGCTCCGGGGGCCACACCGCCTGGGCGGAGACGGTCGCCATGCTGGGGCGCGTCGGCATCCCCGATCCGGCAGCGCGGGCCAAGGCCTATCCGCACCAGCTTTCCGGCGGCATGCGGCAAAGGGCGATGCTCGCCATGGCCCTGGTCTGCCGACCCGCCGTGCTGCTGGCCGACGAGCCGACGACCGCTCTCGACGTCACCGTCCAGGCCCAGATCATCGCCCTCATGCAAGACATGCAACAGGAGCTTGGAACAGCCATCCTGTTCATCAGCCATGACCTGGGGGCGGTTTCGGCCATCGCCGACGACGTGCTGGTGATGTACGCCGGACGTATCGTCGAGCGGGCCCCGGCCGGAAGGTTGTTTGCCCATCCGCTTCATCCCTATACCCGCGGCCTGCTGGACACCCTGCCCGGCCAAGCGCCTCGACACGGCCGGCTGCCGTCTCTCGATGGCGCCGTGCCCGACCTTGCCCGCCTGCCGGAAGGCTGCCGATTCTCCGACCGCTGTCCGTTGGCCGACGCTGTCTGCCGCGACGACGAGCCCCCCCTGGCCGACCACGCCGGCTGCCGCGTCGCCTGTTGGAAGGCGAGACCATGA